The Arachis hypogaea cultivar Tifrunner chromosome 14, arahy.Tifrunner.gnm2.J5K5, whole genome shotgun sequence genome has a segment encoding these proteins:
- the LOC112742201 gene encoding protein MAIN-LIKE 1-like: protein MSSSGINVEENLNRLDEFHISAHLHVKPARVLTLHGTLVDVFTTDDANPSMEIRRQMLEPYLRRAGFYYASLIRRFEYDNPLISALVERWRPETHTFHLPWGECTITLEDVAMQLVLPIDGEPVTGTLRSWSKFYQKDIWQWCEELLGEVLDGHVGTTKYNIKLKWLRSRLQQMPLDSPEDAVVRYARCYIMYLLGGVLLPYKVNNTVHVRYLPLLANYDAISTYSWGSAVLCWLYRAMCLAMDYNVE, encoded by the exons atgaGTAGTAGTGGAATTAATGTGGAAGAAAACCTTAATAGGTTGGATGAATTTCACATTTCTGCACATTTACATGTGaag CCGGCACGTGTGTTGACTCTGCACGGCACACTAGTTGACGTTTTTACTACGGATGACGCAAATCCAAGTATGGAGATTAGGAGGCAGATGCTTGAACCGTATCTAAGAAGAGCCGGATTCTATTATGCGTCTTTGATAAGGCGTTTTGAATACGACAACCCATTGATTAGCGCTCTTGTGGAAAGATGGCGTCCTGAGACCCACACATTCCACCTGCCATGGGGTGAGTGTACTATTACTCTGGAGGATGTTGCTATGCAGTTGGTGTTACCAATTGACGGTGAGCCGGTTACCGGCACTCTAAGGTCTTGGAGTAAGTTCTACCAGAAGGATATTTGGCAATGGTGTGAGGAACTCCTTGGTGAAGTTCTTGATGGACATGTTGGGACCACGAAGTATAACATAAAATTGAAATGGCTCAGGAGTAGACTCCAACAGATGCCTCTTGACTCTCCAGAGGACGCCGTCGTACGGTATGCACGTTGTTACATTATGTATTTATTGGGTGGCGTTTTACTTCCTTACAAGGTGAACAACACGGTTCATGTTCGCTATCTTCCTCTCTTGGCCAACTATGACGCCATTAGTACATATAGCTGGGGCAGTGCCGTTCTCTGCTGGTTGTATAGAGCCATGTGCCTAGCGATGGATTATAACGTCGAGTGA